In Quercus lobata isolate SW786 chromosome 12, ValleyOak3.0 Primary Assembly, whole genome shotgun sequence, a genomic segment contains:
- the LOC115971492 gene encoding oligouridylate-binding protein 1B-like: MQQRLKLQQQQQEALMQQALLQQPHMYHPGVLAAAMSQMEPIPSGNLPPGFDSTTCRSVYVGNIHVNVTEKLLGEVFQTAGPLAGCKLIRKDKSSYGFVDYHDRTSAALAIMNLHGRQLYGQALKVNWAYTNNQREDTSGHFNIFVGDLSPEVTDATLFACFSVYPSCSDARVMWDHKTGRSKGYGFVAFRNQQDAQSAINDLTGKWLGNRQIRCNWATKGSTSSEDRQINENQNAVVLTNGSSDGSQENINEEAPENNPAYTTVYVGNLSHEVTQAELHCQFHALGAGVIEEVRVQRDKGFGFVRYNTHEEAASAIQMANGRIIRGKPLKCSWGSKPTPPGTASNPLPLPTQPYQILPTASMNQGYSPAELLAYQRQLALSQAAASGLSGQALVQMTGQHGLAAGSMGLSSGGSQTIYDGYPNNSSGQQLMYYR, from the exons ATGCAACAAAGGTTGAAACTtcagcaacaacaacaagaagccCTAATGCAACAAGCCCTTCTTCAACAGCCTCACATGTACCACCCTGGTGTCCTCGCTGCTGCCATGTCTCag ATGGAGCCTATCCCAAGTGGGAATCTGCCTCCTGGCTTTGACTCGACTACATGCCGCAGTGT CTATGTAGGAAATATTCATGTAAATGTCACCGAGAAGCTTCTTGGTGAAGTTTTCCAGACTGCTGGGCCTCTTGCTGGATGCAAGCTCATCAGAAAGGATAAG TCATCATATGGTTTCGTGGACTACCATGACCGGACATCTGCAGCCCTTGCAATAATGAATTTGCATGGGCGCCAACT TTATGGTCAGGCACTTAAGGTGAATTGGGCATATACCAATAACCAGAGGGAGGATACTTCAG GACACTTCAATATATTTGTTGGTGATTTGAGTCCAGAGGTTACTGATGCAACATTATTTGCGTGCTTCTCAGTATATCCTAGTTGTTC TGATGCAAGGGTCATGTGGGATCACAAAACTGGCCGCTCAAAAGGATATGGATTTGTTGCTTTCCGTAATCAGCAg gATGCACAGAGTGCCATCAATGACTTGACTG GTAAATGGCTTGGAAATAGGCAAATAAGATGCAACTGGGCGACCAAAGGTTCTACTTCTAGTGAAGACAGGCAAATCAATGAGAATCAAAATGCAGTTGTACTTACAAATGGGTCTTCAG ATGGAAGCCAGGAGAATATCAATGAGGAGGCTCCTGAAAACAATCCAGCATACACTACTGTCTATGTTGGCAACCTTTCCCATGAG GTAACTCAAGCTGAACTCCATTGTCAGTTTCATGCTCTTGGAGCTGGGGTTATAGAGGAGGTGCGTGTCCAGAGGGATaaaggatttggatttgttagATACAACACTCATGAAGAAGCAGCCTCGGCCATTCAAATGGCTAATGGGAGGATAATTCGTGGCAAACCCTTAAAG TGCTCGTGGGGTAGCAAGCCAACTCCTCCTGGGACAGCTTCAAATCCATTACCTCTTCCAACTCAACCATATCAGATACTTCCAACTGCTAGTATGAACCAAGGCTATTCTCCAGCTGAGTTGTTGGCTTATCAGCGCCAACTTGCTTTAAGTCAGGCTGCTGCATCTGGCCTCTCAGGTCAAGCTCTCGTGCAGATGACTGGACAGCATGGGCTGGCTGCAGGATCCATGGGATTGAGCTCTGGGGGATCCCAAACAATTTATGATGGATATCCTAACAATTCGTCCGGCCAACAGCTCATGTACTATCGTTAG
- the LOC115972011 gene encoding U-box domain-containing protein 52 isoform X2, translated as MWLARSHADRRGGGNGLVAVAIDRDKGSQNALKWSIDHLVLKGQTLILLHVKLKPALLSSSASLSSQRLPRLTGIVDVNSLICKDPDQRTREMFLPFRCFCTRKDINCKDIVLEDTDVAKALIEYVNHTGIENLVVGASTKTGFLRFKATDIPGSVAKGAPDFCSVYVISKGKIQSMRSASRPAPPSSPFRSHLINQSSIKSDAWDPNLHQSTTPKKGTEKPPVDLFHRMQDDTDIMRSPFSRKGYDGKSYGELTLPDSDISFVSSARPSIDQMFTVYDNLDIGSTPSRMSLTSTEVDMKENFDIMQIGRKSLEIGSPPPEFSNLSQENDRLSNSAQTAEDVETEMRRLKLELKQTMEMYSTACKEALTAKQKAVELQRWKLEEERRLQEARLAEEAALALAEKEKAKSRAAIEAAEAAKRIAELEGQKRINAEMKVLQESEEKRKVLDALAQSDIRYRRYSIEEIEAATDFFTESRKIGEGGYGPVYKCYLDHTPVAIKVLRPDAAHGRSQFLQEVEVLSCIRHPNMVLLLGACPEYGCLVYEFMANGSLDDRLFCRGGSPPLSWQLRFRIAAEIGTGLLFLHQSKPEPLVHRDLKPGNILLDRNFVSKISDVGLARLVPPSLADTVTQYRMTSTAGTFCYIDPEYQQTGMLGVKSDIYSIGIMFLQLITAKPPMGLTHHVERAIEKGTLTQLLDPAVTDWPVEETLCFAKLALKCSELRRKDRPDLGKDILPELNRLRAIAEETMHPTLMFSSPSLSPAHSQVSLQLDEDLPHEHSDLSSKYSSTL; from the exons atgtggTTGGCAAGAAGTCATGCAGATAGAAGAGGAGGAGGAAATGGGTTGGTGGCAGTGGCAATAGACAGAGACAAAGGTAGCCAAAATGCACTCAAATGGTCTATTGATCATTTGGTCTTGAAGGGCCAGACCCTTATTCTCCTCCATGTCAAGCTCAAACCTGCATTGCTTTCCTCCTCAGCATCTCTTTCTTCCCAAA GGCTACCCCGTTTGACAGGTATTGTTGATGTAAATTCACTGATATGCAAAGATCCTGATCAACGCACAAGAGAAATGTTCCTTCCTTTTCGATGTTTTTGCACACGTAAAGAT ATAAATTGCAAAGATATTGTACTAGAAGACACAGATGTAGCCAAAGCATTAATTGAATATGTAAATCACACGGGGATTGAGAATTTGGTTGTTGGTGCCTCAACAAAAACTGGCTTTCTCAG ATTCAAGGCAACAGATATTCCAGGCTCAGTAGCAAAGGGAGCACCAGATTTTTGTAGCGTATATGTGATATCCAAAGGAAAAATTCAGTCCATGCGATCTGCCTCGCGTCCTGCACCACCATCCTCACCTTTTCGTAGCCACCTTATTAACCAATCTAGCATCAAATCAGATGCATGGGATCCAAATCTCCATCAGTCTACTACTCCTAAGAAAG GAACAGAAAAGCCACCAGTTGATTTATTTCATAGAATGCAAGATGATACAGATATCATGAG GTCACCATTCTCTAGAAAAGGCTATGATGGAAAATCATATGGGGAACTCACTCTGCCTGATTCTGACATATCCTTTGTTAGCTCCGCGAGGCCCAGCATTGACCAGATGTTCACTGTATACGACAATTTAGATATAGGCAGCACCCCCTCACGGATGTCACTCACCTCCACAGAGGTAGACATGAAAGAAAACTTTGATATAATGCAGATAGGACGGAAGTCACTGGAAATCGGTTCTCCACCACCTGAATTTTCAAATCTCTCACAGGAAAATGATAGGCTATCAAACTCAGCGCAAACAGCG GAAGACGTGGAGACTGAAATGAGGAGGCTAAAACTAGAACTCAAGCAAACAATGGAAATGTACAGTACTGCCTGCAAAGAAGCACTAACAGCAAAACAAAAG GCAGTAGAGCTGCAGCGCTGGAAATTAGAAGAAGAGCGAAGACTGCAAGAGGCACGATTGGCTGAGGAAGCTGCATTGGCGCTTGCAGAAAAGGAGAAGGCCAAGTCTAGGGCCGCCATTGAGGCTGCTGAAGCAGCCAAGAGGATAGCAGAGCTAGAAGgacaaaaaagaattaatgcAGAAATGAAAGTATTGCAAGAATCAGAGGAGAAGAGAAAGGTACTTGATGCTCTAGCACAATCAGACATAAGGTATAGGAGGTACTCAATTGAGGAGATTGAAGCTGCCACTGACTTCTTCACAGAATCCCGCAAGATTGGAGAAGGGGGTTATGGACCTGTATATAAGTGTTATCTGGACCATACACCTGTTGCAATTAAGGTTCTTCGTCCGGATGCAGCTCATGGAAGGTCACAGTTTCTGCAAGAG GTTGAGGTATTGAGCTGCATACGGCATCCAAACATGGTTCTCCTCCTAGGAGCCTGCCCAGAGTATGGCTGCTTGGTCTATGAGTTCATGGCTAATGGGAGCTTGGATGACCGTCTCTTCTGTCGGGGTGGCTCTCCACCCCTTTCTTGGCAACTTAGGTTTAGAATTGCAGCCGAAATAGGTACTGGCTTGCTATTCCTACACCAGTCCAAACCAGAGCCACTTGTGCACCGTGACCTGAAACCAGGTAACATCTTGCTTGACCGCAACTTTGTCAGCAAAATTAGTGACGTTGGCTTGGCCAGGCTAGTACCCCCATCTTTGGCTGACACCGTGACACAGTATCGGATGACATCCACAGCTGGCACATTCTGCTATATAGACCCAGAGTATCAGCAAACAGGAATGCTTGGAGTAAAGTCTGATATATATTCCATTGGCATCATGTTTCTACAACTAATAACAGCTAAACCACCAATGGGCTTGACTCACCATGTTGAAAGGGCTATTGAAAAGGGAACTCTTACTCAGTTGCTAGATCCAGCTGTGACTGATTGGCCAGTTGAAGAGACCTTGTGCTTTGCTAAGCTGGCACTCAAATGTTCGGAGTTAAGGCGGAAAGACAGACCTGATCTTGGCAAAGATATCTTGCCAGAACTCAATAGATTGAGAGCAATTGCTGAAGAAACTATGCACCCCACCTTGATGTTTAGCAGCCCGAGCCTCTCACCTGCCCACAGCCAAGTTTCCTTGCAGCTA GACGAGGATCTTCCACATGAACATTCTGATCTGAGCTCCAAATATTCAAGCACTCTATAA
- the LOC115972011 gene encoding U-box domain-containing protein 52 isoform X1, whose translation MWLARSHADRRGGGNGLVAVAIDRDKGSQNALKWSIDHLVLKGQTLILLHVKLKPALLSSSASLSSQRLPRLTGIVDVNSLICKDPDQRTREMFLPFRCFCTRKDINCKDIVLEDTDVAKALIEYVNHTGIENLVVGASTKTGFLRFKATDIPGSVAKGAPDFCSVYVISKGKIQSMRSASRPAPPSSPFRSHLINQSSIKSDAWDPNLHQSTTPKKEKPPVDLFHRMQDDTDIMRSPFSRKGYDGKSYGELTLPDSDISFVSSARPSIDQMFTVYDNLDIGSTPSRMSLTSTEVDMKENFDIMQIGRKSLEIGSPPPEFSNLSQENDRLSNSAQTAEDVETEMRRLKLELKQTMEMYSTACKEALTAKQKAVELQRWKLEEERRLQEARLAEEAALALAEKEKAKSRAAIEAAEAAKRIAELEGQKRINAEMKVLQESEEKRKVLDALAQSDIRYRRYSIEEIEAATDFFTESRKIGEGGYGPVYKCYLDHTPVAIKVLRPDAAHGRSQFLQEVEVLSCIRHPNMVLLLGACPEYGCLVYEFMANGSLDDRLFCRGGSPPLSWQLRFRIAAEIGTGLLFLHQSKPEPLVHRDLKPGNILLDRNFVSKISDVGLARLVPPSLADTVTQYRMTSTAGTFCYIDPEYQQTGMLGVKSDIYSIGIMFLQLITAKPPMGLTHHVERAIEKGTLTQLLDPAVTDWPVEETLCFAKLALKCSELRRKDRPDLGKDILPELNRLRAIAEETMHPTLMFSSPSLSPAHSQVSLQLDEDLPHEHSDLSSKYSSTL comes from the exons atgtggTTGGCAAGAAGTCATGCAGATAGAAGAGGAGGAGGAAATGGGTTGGTGGCAGTGGCAATAGACAGAGACAAAGGTAGCCAAAATGCACTCAAATGGTCTATTGATCATTTGGTCTTGAAGGGCCAGACCCTTATTCTCCTCCATGTCAAGCTCAAACCTGCATTGCTTTCCTCCTCAGCATCTCTTTCTTCCCAAA GGCTACCCCGTTTGACAGGTATTGTTGATGTAAATTCACTGATATGCAAAGATCCTGATCAACGCACAAGAGAAATGTTCCTTCCTTTTCGATGTTTTTGCACACGTAAAGAT ATAAATTGCAAAGATATTGTACTAGAAGACACAGATGTAGCCAAAGCATTAATTGAATATGTAAATCACACGGGGATTGAGAATTTGGTTGTTGGTGCCTCAACAAAAACTGGCTTTCTCAG ATTCAAGGCAACAGATATTCCAGGCTCAGTAGCAAAGGGAGCACCAGATTTTTGTAGCGTATATGTGATATCCAAAGGAAAAATTCAGTCCATGCGATCTGCCTCGCGTCCTGCACCACCATCCTCACCTTTTCGTAGCCACCTTATTAACCAATCTAGCATCAAATCAGATGCATGGGATCCAAATCTCCATCAGTCTACTACTCCTAAGAAAG AAAAGCCACCAGTTGATTTATTTCATAGAATGCAAGATGATACAGATATCATGAG GTCACCATTCTCTAGAAAAGGCTATGATGGAAAATCATATGGGGAACTCACTCTGCCTGATTCTGACATATCCTTTGTTAGCTCCGCGAGGCCCAGCATTGACCAGATGTTCACTGTATACGACAATTTAGATATAGGCAGCACCCCCTCACGGATGTCACTCACCTCCACAGAGGTAGACATGAAAGAAAACTTTGATATAATGCAGATAGGACGGAAGTCACTGGAAATCGGTTCTCCACCACCTGAATTTTCAAATCTCTCACAGGAAAATGATAGGCTATCAAACTCAGCGCAAACAGCG GAAGACGTGGAGACTGAAATGAGGAGGCTAAAACTAGAACTCAAGCAAACAATGGAAATGTACAGTACTGCCTGCAAAGAAGCACTAACAGCAAAACAAAAG GCAGTAGAGCTGCAGCGCTGGAAATTAGAAGAAGAGCGAAGACTGCAAGAGGCACGATTGGCTGAGGAAGCTGCATTGGCGCTTGCAGAAAAGGAGAAGGCCAAGTCTAGGGCCGCCATTGAGGCTGCTGAAGCAGCCAAGAGGATAGCAGAGCTAGAAGgacaaaaaagaattaatgcAGAAATGAAAGTATTGCAAGAATCAGAGGAGAAGAGAAAGGTACTTGATGCTCTAGCACAATCAGACATAAGGTATAGGAGGTACTCAATTGAGGAGATTGAAGCTGCCACTGACTTCTTCACAGAATCCCGCAAGATTGGAGAAGGGGGTTATGGACCTGTATATAAGTGTTATCTGGACCATACACCTGTTGCAATTAAGGTTCTTCGTCCGGATGCAGCTCATGGAAGGTCACAGTTTCTGCAAGAG GTTGAGGTATTGAGCTGCATACGGCATCCAAACATGGTTCTCCTCCTAGGAGCCTGCCCAGAGTATGGCTGCTTGGTCTATGAGTTCATGGCTAATGGGAGCTTGGATGACCGTCTCTTCTGTCGGGGTGGCTCTCCACCCCTTTCTTGGCAACTTAGGTTTAGAATTGCAGCCGAAATAGGTACTGGCTTGCTATTCCTACACCAGTCCAAACCAGAGCCACTTGTGCACCGTGACCTGAAACCAGGTAACATCTTGCTTGACCGCAACTTTGTCAGCAAAATTAGTGACGTTGGCTTGGCCAGGCTAGTACCCCCATCTTTGGCTGACACCGTGACACAGTATCGGATGACATCCACAGCTGGCACATTCTGCTATATAGACCCAGAGTATCAGCAAACAGGAATGCTTGGAGTAAAGTCTGATATATATTCCATTGGCATCATGTTTCTACAACTAATAACAGCTAAACCACCAATGGGCTTGACTCACCATGTTGAAAGGGCTATTGAAAAGGGAACTCTTACTCAGTTGCTAGATCCAGCTGTGACTGATTGGCCAGTTGAAGAGACCTTGTGCTTTGCTAAGCTGGCACTCAAATGTTCGGAGTTAAGGCGGAAAGACAGACCTGATCTTGGCAAAGATATCTTGCCAGAACTCAATAGATTGAGAGCAATTGCTGAAGAAACTATGCACCCCACCTTGATGTTTAGCAGCCCGAGCCTCTCACCTGCCCACAGCCAAGTTTCCTTGCAGCTA GACGAGGATCTTCCACATGAACATTCTGATCTGAGCTCCAAATATTCAAGCACTCTATAA